In Eubalaena glacialis isolate mEubGla1 chromosome 3, mEubGla1.1.hap2.+ XY, whole genome shotgun sequence, the following are encoded in one genomic region:
- the BECN2 gene encoding beclin-2 translates to MSSLRFICQCCSQPLKLNQSMETSQETEALMLISAQGEPGETQEGGPPSREEADFENLQEVASYRTLPGLPDGRMSWDNSDNFTLLGNLGSLRTLNSIQKAASDIFDILSGETDVDHPMCEDCTDNLLEQLDIQLTITESEIQNYKRCLETRELISEERETLQEKLKGLELEEMRLVQELEEVEENRERAAADLEAAQAETEMLDQQEKQYQEDYSKLKWQQLELHDELSSVEKRLWYAQIQWNQLEKTSVFNATFEIWHDGPLTTINNFRLGCLPTVPVCWNEINIAWGQTALLLLALSNTIGLEFQRYRLIPCGNHSYLKSLTGDCIELPLFSNGKQNVFLHNKFDQAMMAFLDCMQQFKELAEKGGSGLCLPYKIHVKKGLMEDPGSSGGFYSIRTHLNTEEGWTKALKLMLINFKCSLTWVSLRYCQK, encoded by the coding sequence ATGTCCTCCCTCCGCTTCATTTGCCAGTGCTGCAGCCAGCCCCTGAAACTGAATCAGTCCATGGAGACCTCCCAAGAAACTGAAGCTTTGATGCTCATCTCGGCTCAGGGGGAGCCAGGAGAAACCCAGGAGGGAGGCCCTCCTTCCAGGGAGGAGGCAGATTTTGAAAATCTACAGGAAGTTGCCTCTTACAGGACCCTTCCTGGCCTCCCTGATGGCAGAATGTCCTGGGACAATTCTGACAACTTCACCCTGCTTGGGAATTTGGGTTCCCTGAGAACTCTCAATAGCATCCAGAAGGCTGCAAGTGACATTTTTGACATCCTCTCCGGTGAAACAGATGTGGACCACCCCATGTGTGAGGACTGTACTGACAATCTTTTAGAGCAACTGGACATTCAACTCACCATCACAGAATCTGAGATTCAGAACTACAAACGCTGTTTGGAGACCAGGGAGTTGATAAGTGAGGAGAGGGAGACGCTGCAGGAGAAGCTGAAGGGCCTGGAGCTGGAGGAAATGAGGCTGgtccaggagctggaggaggtggAAGAGAACAGGGAAAGAGCAGCAGCAGATCTCGAGGCAGCCCAGGCAGAGACTGAGATGCTGGACCAGCAAGAAAAGCAGTACCAGGAGGACTACAGTAAATTGAAATGGCAACAACTAGAACTACATGACGAGCTGAGTAGTGTGGAGAAGCGGCTATGGTACGCCCAGATCCAGTGGAACCAGCTGGAGAAAACCAGTGTCTTTAATGCCACATTTGAGATCTGGCATGACGGCCCCTTAACTACCATCAATAACTTCAGACTGGGCTGCCTCCCCACTGTCCCTGTGTGCTGGAATGAGATTAACATAGCCTGGGGACAGACAGCCTTGCTGCTCCTTGCCCTGTCCAATACAATTGGACTGGAGTTTCAGAGGTATCGACTCATCCCCTGTGGAAACCATTCCTATCTGAAGTCTTTAACAGGTGACTGCATTGAGCTGCCATTGTTCTCTAATGGGAAGCAGAATGTTTTCTTGCATAACAAATTTGACCAGGCTATGATGGCTTTCCTGGACTGCATGCAGCAATTCAAGGAACTGGCTGAGAAAGGTGGCTCAGGTCTCTGTTTGCCCTACAAGATTCATGTGAAGAAAGGCCTGATGGAAGACCCTGGAAGCAGTGGTGGATTCTATTCCATCAGAACCCACTTGAACACAGAGGAGGGGTGGACAAAAGCACTCAAGCTTATGCTTATAAATTTTAAGTGTAGTCTCACTTGGGTCTCCTTAAGATACtgtcaaaaataa